From Salmo salar chromosome ssa09, Ssal_v3.1, whole genome shotgun sequence:
ggagtaactacaatgttgttgatccatttctcctatcacaggcattaaactctgtaacagttttaaaatcaccatggtgaaatccctgagcggcttccttcctctccggcaactgagttgggaaggacgcctgtagctttgagtgactgggtgtattgatataccatccaaagtgtaattaataacttcaccattctcaaagggatattcaatgtctgcgtttgttcatttttacccatctaccaaaagGTGTCCTcctttgtgaggcattgaaaaacgtccttggtctttgtgtttgaatctgtttaaaattcactgcttgactgagagaccttacagataattgtatgcgtgaggtacagagatgaggtagtcgttcaaaaatcatgttaaacactattattgccttaagcacatttttactcctgaactttaggcttgccataacaaagggattgaatacttattgactcaagatatttcagcttttcatttttcattcatttgtaaacatttaaaaaaaaatgtaattccactttgacattgtgtgTAGGCCGATGACACAATCTGTTTCATCATttttaaatccaggctgtatcccaacaaaatgtggaaaaagtcaaggggtgtgaatactttctgaaggcactgtgtcacATCATGATGATCATAGATTGCCCTATTAACTTTGATACACACTCTGATTAGAACTCTTTAAGTCGCAAGGAAAGCTCAAGTTGATTATTGGTCACTAAGTATTGAGTCATTTATACCATTCTGTGTGTTTTGTGCATGCTTCCCGTGTGTTTGTGCCAGGTCCAGATGAGGTGTTGGGTCCAGAGGGGATGGAGAAGTTCTGTGAAGACATTGGAGTGGAACCAGAAAACGTTAGtcttcctcctcttttctcttcaCCCACCATCATCCATCGTTGATAATTATGATGCatattctctctcccctctctctttttcagaTAATCATGTTAGTTTTAGCCTGGAAACTAGAAGCACCAAATATGGGATTTTTCACTAAGGAGGAGTGGCTTAAGGGAATGACTTTACTACAGTGAGTAACCTTGATTTACCACATCACATGTCTGTTTCTGACGCTTCTGATTCTATAGGTGTGACTGGGaaaccatgtttgtttgtgacacTACACCCCCCTATAGGTGTGACTGCATAGAGAGGTTACAGGGGAAACTGGACTACTTGCGCAATCAGCTCAACGACACAATCATCTTTAAAAACATCTACAGATACGCCTTCGACTTTGCCAGAGTGAGTCATCTATCACTGGTTCATAGTCAGGAAATGGTTTGACTTCCTGAGGAGAGGGTCTGGATGGCAGATGTACTTACATTATCTCTCCCTCTTTAACATCTATCTTACTCCTccatctgcctctcctcctctccttcctctcttcttccccttctctcccccaggATAAGGACCAGAGGAGTCTGGACATGGACACAGCTAAGTCCATGCTAGCGTTGCTACTGGGGAGAACATGGCCACTGTTCCCTGTCTTCAACCAGTTTctggaggtaacacacaccctATGTTGAACACAGCTGTGTGGTTCCTGCATTGACTCGCTCCTAATAtccatctccttctcttctctctgtcctccccctctccccgctTTTCTACACTCTCTTCCTCCATTTTCTCTCATCCCCCttgcttctctctcctcccctgcagCAGTCCAAGTACAAGGTGATGAATAAAGACCAGTGGTATAACGTCTTAGAGTTTAGTCGTACAGTCAGCACAGACCTCAGTAACTATGACGAGGATGGAGCCTGTGagtacacacactaaaacacactaaaaaacatacatacacagtccctcacactaacactactctctctctctgcagggccGGTGTTATTGGATGAGTTTGTGGAGTGGCAGAAAGCTCGGCTGGCAGCACTATAGGGGAGGACACTCGCCAAACCgcagaagaggagaaagagggagcaggaaagcaagagagagaagcaATGCAAGCGAGCGAAAGAGAGAAGCACACATGAGGATGTTCTGCCTCCATTTGAAATATACAGAAACCGCACACACACCTTCCATGGACTGTGCACACATACACGCATACAGTGTCACGGAGCGCACACACACTTCCAGTGATGGCCTCTGTGCTTCGTGGGACAAACAGTGaagtcctctctttctctctgaaaaGACTTTTTCAGTGTTAATTTAAACAAGTTCAACAAGAAGAAAATAactaaataactatttttcatatgTATTGCATCTGTGGCCACAGTTCTCTAGCCAGTGTTGTTAAGATCGACTGGGGAATTTTTCTGTTTCATTTAACATTTATTCCATTCATTTGAGTCTTACCTTGTTTATAGTgtcttcagaacaagaataaagAATGGAATTGTACCAAACCTGCTTCTAACCTCATCGCTACAACCAAATATACTGGGCTGTGATTGGTACTACCAAATTCATTTACCAGAGACTTTTGTCTTATGGTCTGGTGGATCAACATGTCAAACATGGCCTtcgttaaaggtccaatgcagccgttttatgtcaatatcaaatcaattcAGGGTAacgattaagtaccttactgtgattgttttaaattaaaatgctAAAAAAGAAACATAACTTAGCAATtattcaagcaagaattttgctaggactgtctgggagtggtctgagtggggaggggaaaacaaaatgttattggcagagagatttgaaactctttcttattggtctattaacaaatttaatgcctggtgatgtcaccagacaGGCCAAAACCCCATCCCACCAagacaggctgaaatttcaggcggtctttgcaaacagctcttacacttaaAGGGCATCATaataattttcacagtattattccaatctCAGTATGGAAATATATACTGAGTGTAAaggcattaggaacaccttcctaatattgagttgcaccctgttTTGCCCtcggaacagcctcaattcgtcaggcatggactctacaaggtgtcgaaagtgttccacagggatgctggcccatgttgactccaatgcttcccacagttgtgtcaagttggctggatgtcctttgggtggtgaactaTTCTTGATCCAcacggaaactgttgagcatgaaaaacccagcagcgttacagttcttgacactcaagccggtgcgcctggcaactactaccatcttttgtcttgcccattcactctctgaatggcacacatacacaatacatgtctcaCGGCTTattaatccttctttaacctgtctcctccccttcatctgcactgaagtggatttaacaagtgacatcaataaggtatcatagctttcacctgcattcacctggtcagtctatgacatggaaagagcaggtgttcccaatgttttgtacactcagtgtatataaaataCAGGGAAATTAACCCAATAGAAAGAACACAAACAAGTCCCAAACCATTAGCCATCAGCTTTATATTTAATCAATCGCCTCCCTCCAAACACTTCCTCCTGTATTGTGTACCTCTAATTTGTGTACCCCTGTCTTGCAGTCGTGTGATTCGGTCAAATAATTTAATATTTCTGTTCACTCCAACATAGGCCAGACTATAGTTGTTATTCCAGGCGTATTAGTGCTATGTGCAATCATAACCTGGGGACAAGGTTAGAACCAAATACACAGGGACTAACTTTAAAttaacaatcaatcaaatgtatttataaagccctttttacatcagccgatgtcacaaagtgctatacagaaacccagcctaaaaccccaaacagcaagcaatgcagatgtaggatcgaggtggctaggaaaaactccctggaaaggcaggatattataacagtacatggccaagatgttcaaacgttcatagatgaacagcagggtcaaataataataataatcacagtggttaaaGAGGGTGCAGCAGGTCAGCAACACAATCATCCAAAGTTAACATTTACTTGTAATGTTTTATTTCCAATTCCTTTTACAAAACAATAATGGAATCTGCTGGATGTGATGACAAGTCAAACTCTTAAATGTGTCTGGGAATTTGTGTGTGAGAATTTGTGATTGAGAAAATGTTTCACAATGGAGTGAAATGGCAAGGCACTAACTGTTAAAGTTGTCCAGTAGGAaacacacatttttgttttctgtttcaAACATGACCCTGATCTTTCTGCTCGGGCTGCATCTATCAAGATTAGGAGGGCTGATCTTGAACCAGTTTCGCCTTTTAAATCAGAATGattaagattatatggacaggctAGGACCAGATCATTTATCAGCAgctctactctgagacactttatgaatacaggcctagATCTTGTATGTCATATCTCCAGTTGAAAGACTGGTCTCTCCTGGCCCTGGGATGGGCTGGCTGGACTGGCTGTGTCCCTCTCctcatggtcagggtctgagtcCTGGGGGTCTGAGTCTCGGCCCGGGGGGTTCTGTGGGTCCAGGGGGCTGGCGGTGGCAGCAGCCATGATGGTGTTGAGCCTGGTGAGGGACAGCGAGCGCTGCTTGGCCCGGGGGGCGGGGGAAGTATGTTCCATGGGGGCGGGGTTTGGCAGGTGACTATAGCGATGCCCCTCCTCATCGTACTGGTACAGACGAATCACACGGCTCCGTCTGGCGGGCCGGGGAGGAGAACACCTCTCTTCTCCCGCTGttccctccccctgcctctccactcccccctctctcaccccaacAGACCCTTCTTCTGAATCACTGCTACTATCACCTCTAAATCCTCCctcttcaacctctccctcactctctgtcctctccttaaactctgtcctcccctcctttccctctctcccttcctcactctctcttcttccttcctCCCTGTCACTTTCAttcctcccctcctttccctctctcccttcctcactgtcactcctttcttcctccccctctctcctgctcttctCTTTTCCATCTGTGCtgtctcccacctccctcccctcttctcctcccctctccctcccttcctctcctctcccctggtgGCAGCCCTCCAGGTAAGCAGGCTCTTCATGAAGTTTGCCCCTGAAGCTTCTCTGAGGTTTGGCTGGTGGAGATGGGCTTACATTCTCCATGGTAACGCTTGTCGTCGAGGCTGAGTAATCCTCATCCTCTTGTTCCACATCCTTCCGGAATGCCACGCTGACTGTTTCACCATGGTTACGACGTTCCTGTCCTAGCGAACGCACCCAATTCACACACCTTAGAGAGGAGTTGTGGTAAAATGTATCTGTATTTAATATTGATGCTGTTTAAATGGGAAGTTCAGTGTTTTACAACTAGACTACTGTCACTCTGAAAGCAGTATATGGGCCAAGAGAAACTAATCCATGGTTCGGTTTTCTTTAAACAACCACTACAAGTTTCAACTAACCATGATTTAGTTTCTCCTGGCCCATGTTCTACTTTCAGGGTGAGGACCCATCTAACATGAAGTTGTAAAATACTGAACTTCATCTTTATCGAATGTAAAATAAAGGTGAATACATGTTTAATATAGGTAGATAAAGCAATGCACCTGTCCAGTAGTGTCCTGCTCAAAGCTCCAGAGCTGAACCCCACCAGGAACGTCACCACTACTGATGCCGTCACCGCTGCCGCAAACACACCGTCAGAAACCACGGcaacatccctctcctctctatgacCACCCAGAATACTCCTGACTGCCCGCCTGTGTTCGACCGCATGGTCCTGTGGACTGCTGGCAGTCCTGAGGGAGGTAACGAGTGAATGAAtgtatgagtcccaaatggcaccctattatatagtgcactactgtattaACACAACATGACTGCCTTACAACAGTACTTACAGCAGGTAGGGTGTGAGTGTAGTTTGTCCTCCGGCCAGTAGGAGGCAGTAGTACAGCCCGCTGTGGTGAGGAGAAGCAATGTGGATCCGCAGGCTACCATCTCGTTGCATAGCAACCACATCCTTCTGGTTGGCATGAAGACTGCTGTTCTGGACCCGACCGAAAGGGGTGTGCCAGTACTGgaccactcctacacacacacacacacacacacacacacacacacacacacacacacacacacgcacacaccagtaTAACAGGCGTACGTGACATTCCACAAAGGtagtcttttgtgtgtgtgtgtgtgtttttatctcacctgcatgtgttgtgttcatgCAGGTCAATGTGAGGCTCCTCCCTTTGTGAACTCTGACCCTAGAGGTGTGGCTTAGGGTTAGACTGACCACGCCCATACAGAGGGCTGAGCCAATCAGCAGAGCCGCTGGCAGCAGAGACCCCAGAATTCTTCCCATTCCcaccactctacacacacacagtaaggacaATGTTTCTCAGAATGCCACAAATACCTCATCACCTCATCATACCCCATGTGGAGTAACATGTTTTTATATTCAACAAATAATaaagcaatcaatcaataaatcaattaaCCAATCAAACAAGTATTTGATATACTTTCTCTTGGCATAGTCcttcattgaaacacacagggtgaATAAGTAATGGTCTTCTGGGAAAAATAAtattacaatacaatgatcctcatcACAATATCATTATGACTTACTGTGTAGTTTGTTCTCAGTATATCTCCTTATACAACAAACCGTCTTAAATTAAATTAACAAGTTAGATGTTTCATGTCCATCTCCCCCGTTGTCGGATGTGAACGTTGTCTTTCTTCAGTTCAGTATAGTGTAAAGTGCAGTTTCTCACATGACTTTTCATATGTCCGGTGACTCCGGTACCTTGGGGTTAAACATTAATGACACAGCGTCACCTCGGTCACTGGCTCTACTCCACAGTACATTACGCTGTTGTCGTTTCACCCGATGGCCACCGGAGGGCGCTGCAGTACTGTAAATACCACAGACGTGAAAAACATGTTTCCAAACAAACTGTAACTTGATACTGATTAGATGAAAGTTTTACATTGTTTCCAGAATGGCAAATTGACCGATCTGCTGCATAGTGGCTGCTGTATACTGGCTGCAATTTGATTTGTTCAAACACAGTTAGTGTAAAAAGATCAGCCTAAACGCATGCTACAATGCAGGCATACATCTTCGAAAACATTGTACACCAACATTATATATTTCTTTGTGCGTTTTGAAACGAATTAGACCTAAttctgaaatatatatatatatatatatatatatatatatatatatatatattggtttaCGAAGTTGTTTTAGGAGTGGAAATTCTTTATGAAGAGTGAGGTGAGGCGTTTTGCCCACAATCTAACGGAAATGGATGTCCAAGTAAGATCAACGTCACACATTTTTTGAAATGACTAGGCAAAAATAGACTAGATTTATTCTCAAATGTTTTCCATGAAAAACAGTTGGCTCCAGTTAATATTTAAGAGCTTTGATTCAACTTGATCATGTCACTGGAGCAGTAGGTCTAGTACAACACCACATGTTTCGGATCAACATAGTCAGGGAACCAGAGTAGCTTGAGCTCAGCTCCAACCGTTAAGACACCCTcccctgtgtgtgagagagagagaaagagagcgcgaAAGAGACAGCAAGCGAGTCCCGAGGAGCTCGTGCATCAGAAGAGCAGCCTCCCGGAGGGAACGAGGGATCACTCCGACTGAAGCCCCAGTAGGACTGGAGAGAAACGAATACGTCATCGAGGGAGTCAACTCTTCCAAGGTAAACTAGCCTAATTAAAGCAGACAGTCGGTTTGACGATGGATGAACATACTTAAACTTTTCTAGAGCATAGCCTACAGCAAATATGGATACTTTTGAATGTGTGTAAACGTATCTGAACGATTTTACCAACCGCCAGCCAAGTAAATTGATATTCCATGATGTAGGCCTACTTCACATCAACGGAGTTGAGTGCGGACTGTAGCTCGGACGTAACATAAAATGACATTTTTATCAAAAACaggatttttttaatttttttttataaaaacgtAATTTTATGTGATGTCGGAACTCCAGTCCGCCCACACAAGTCGTTGTGCAACTCCGTTATTGCGAAGTACAGTACATCATGGGGTTTAGTTTTACTTGGCCACCAACTGCTGTGTGTTCAAGTATAAAACACGTTTTTTTCTCGTTATTTCAGTTAAATTGCCTACTATCTCCGTGTGTGTGGCTGGAGAGCAGAATACAAAAAatgattgcagtcagagtgcagtgtAACTGCATCCAAAATAAGTTATTTTTACCTCAGTAATGTTGAAGTATAACTGCAGTTGTTCTGCAATTACTGCTCTTCCAAAACACCATAGTGGACTGCAggtactgcacttttactgcaggtTCAAAACCGCAATATGTTTTTGTAAGAGTTTCCTCCCAGCAGCTGCAGCAGCAACTGTAAAATGTGTTTACAATTTCAGTAGTGTTTAGACTTACTGAGCAGAGCTACTACCTTTTGGCCCAGTCTGTGGAGGTCTGTTATGAATCCTGACAttcattctctctccatcccccacctCATTTCTCAGAAGTTCGAAAGCCTGATGAGTCGTGTAGGACTTAACTGTTCAATGGGACTGAACTGTGAACAAAGCGACGGTTGTAGTATAGTTTGTCTCTGCCATTTCAGTCTGCCATGTCTGTTACGGTGTTATGCCTGAAGAAAACCCACACATCGTGCCAGTCACAGCCTCCGCTAACATTGGGTTGGTGTACAGATTGTAATGGGCTAATGTGATTCTCCATTAGCCTCTACAGGATAGGTACTGTTTGGCGTAGCACAGAGAACTTTAGACTAATCTTAACTTGGTGATACTATCTTCGTTCTCGGTTCAGCTAAACATGTATCTTCTAAAATGTTTAtgtccagttgcaggtggttCGTTTGAATTTTAGAAAATGCTCCGTTATTAAATACATAAATGTTTTGCTCCATGATGTAATCCAACTATGTGTATGCtgccatcttgtctatttcaaatcTTCTCTCATTGATTGAGACAGGTGAAACATGATTAGGCTACTGTTGGTCTTTCTAGTGGTAAAGATGGATACAAAGAGTTATACATGATGAGTTTGGGATAGAACGAATGGTAGTAtggagaaagaaaggaaagagacGGACAGTGAGACAGAATGAAAACAAACAGGCGGCGCAAACGGGAAGAAGAATGTAAGTAAAAGGACTGAGAGAATGAGAATGACTGCGATAGAGATGGATTTGGAGGGGATAGAGAGTAGTAGTGATTTTGACAGGTGGAGATAACATTGTTTCCTGTCAGGCCAGACAGTACCCAATAGTCCCCTTCCCAGACAGAACCCACAGCTAGGCTGGCCATGTTCCATTCATACCCATAGTCCCCTTCCCTAGTTCCTACTCCCTCAGATATGTAAGGAATAAATGGGTATAGGTAGTACCGTGACAGCTCCATCTAGACCTCCAGTAGACTAAGTCCAAACAGTAGCGGTGTTTGACTGAACTGCATACAGTATTCCTGTGGTAGTAGTATAcattgaacaaaatataaacgcaacaatttcaaagattttactgagtaacagttcatataaggaaatcagtcaattgaaatacattcattaggccctaatctatggatttcacatgacagggcAGGGGTgcatccactggggagccaggcccagccaatcagaatgagttttcccccacgaaAGGGCTTTTGtgggggaaagacagacagaaatactcctcagcaccccctcctcagacgatcccgcagatgATGAAGCCGGGTGTGGAAGTCCTggtctggcatggttacacgtggtctgcagttgtaatgccggttggacgtactgcctcTGTACACACTCTATATACATcaataatgtcgctcttgctgctggtgattctctgatccacctataCACAAACAacatcattctgtatacttctggcccttcattggacactgtgttaactaacctccagacgagcttcaatgccatacaactcttcttccgtggcctccaactgctcttaaatgcaagtaaaactaaatgcatgctcttcaaccgatcgctgcccgcacctgcccgcccgtccagcatcactgctctggacggttctgacttagaatatgtgtacaactacaaatacctaggtgtctggttagactgtaaactctccttccagactcacattgagcatattcaatccaaaattaaatctagaatcggcttcctatttcgcaacaaagcatccttcactcatgctgccaaacataccctcgtaaaactggcgatcctaccgatccttgactttggcgatgtcatttacaaaatagcctccaacactctactcagcaaattggatgcagtctatcacaatgccatccgttttgtcaccaaaaccacaTATACTAccgaccactgcgacctgtatgctctcgttggctggccctcgcttcatattcgtcgccaaacccactggctccaggtcatctatacgtctttgctaggtaaagccccgccttatctcagctcactggtcaccatagcagcacccacccgtagcacgcgctccaacaggtatatttcactggtcacgcccaaagccaattcctcctttggccgcctttccttccagttctctgctgccaatgactggaacaaactgaaaaaaatcactgaagctggagactcatatctccctcactaactttaagcaccagctgtcagagcagctcacagatcactgcacctgtacatagcccatctgtaaaatgcccatccaactacctcatcccatactgttatttatttattttgctcctttgcaccccagtatctctacttgcacattcatcttctgcacatctatcactccagtgtttaattgctatattgtaattattttgccactatggcctatttattgccttacctcccttatcctacctcatttgcacacattgtatatagaaaaaaagtatattgtattattgactgtgtgtttgtttattccatgtgtaactctgtgttgttgtttgtgtcgcactgctttgctttatcttgtccaggtcgcagttgttaatgagaacttgttctcaactagcctacctggttaagtaaaggtgacatttaaaaaaaaaaaaatgtaaaagccacattttctaaaacaatgttggaggcagcttatggtagagaagttaacattcaattatctg
This genomic window contains:
- the LOC106612886 gene encoding DCN1-like protein 5 — protein: MPVKKKRKSSGSDDPGLRKCKITCFCRPQAPGRLISPEDQFSNKKCLAWFYEYTGPDEVLGPEGMEKFCEDIGVEPENIIMLVLAWKLEAPNMGFFTKEEWLKGMTLLQCDCIERLQGKLDYLRNQLNDTIIFKNIYRYAFDFARDKDQRSLDMDTAKSMLALLLGRTWPLFPVFNQFLEQSKYKVMNKDQWYNVLEFSRTVSTDLSNYDEDGAWPVLLDEFVEWQKARLAAL
- the LOC106612884 gene encoding uncharacterized protein codes for the protein MGRILGSLLPAALLIGSALCMGVVSLTLSHTSRVRVHKGRSLTLTCMNTTHAGVVQYWHTPFGRVQNSSLHANQKDVVAMQRDGSLRIHIASPHHSGLYYCLLLAGGQTTLTPYLLTASSPQDHAVEHRRAVRSILGGHREERDVAVVSDGVFAAAVTASVVVTFLVGFSSGALSRTLLDRCVNWVRSLGQERRNHGETVSVAFRKDVEQEDEDYSASTTSVTMENVSPSPPAKPQRSFRGKLHEEPAYLEGCHQGRGEEGRERGGEEGREVGDSTDGKEKSRREGEEERSDSEEGREGKEGRNESDREEGRRESEEGREGKEGRTEFKERTESEGEVEEGGFRGDSSSDSEEGSVGVREGGVERQGEGTAGEERCSPPRPARRSRVIRLYQYDEEGHRYSHLPNPAPMEHTSPAPRAKQRSLSLTRLNTIMAAATASPLDPQNPPGRDSDPQDSDPDHEERDTASPASPSQGQERPVFQLEI